A part of Kryptolebias marmoratus isolate JLee-2015 linkage group LG8, ASM164957v2, whole genome shotgun sequence genomic DNA contains:
- the lg8h1orf174 gene encoding UPF0688 protein C1orf174 homolog isoform X2 produces MRKTPASGRSSRSKADGSSAARPGKTADPAARLSRICCECHESAGGRRCSASPELEGQEGKENELRTEEADNTWDKHEAEHMACEENCKNFFPDDDSNQILPVEQFFGNMDIVQDFPQRLSAAPSSAQRKDRKRHYYAREDSDEEEVGLGVMQRDEVNT; encoded by the exons ACTCCAGCTTCAGGGAGGAGTTCGCGCTCAAAGGCAGACGGCAGTTCGGCGGCGAGGCCAGGCAAAACAGCCGATCCCGCTGCGCGATTGTCTCGCATCTGCTGTGAGTGCCACGAGTCGGCTGGCGGGAGGAGATGTTCGGCTTCACCGGAGCTCGAAGGGCAGGAGGGTAAAGAGAACGAGCTGAGGACGGAGGAGGCAGACAACACCTGGGACAAACATGAGGCTGAGCACATGGCTTGtgaagaaaactgtaaaaacttcTTCCCAGATGATGACAGTAATCAGATCCTTCCTGTGGAGCAGTTCTTTGGAAACATGGACATTGTGCAG GACTTTCCTCAAAGGTTGTCAGCTGCTCCTTCCAGCGCTCAGAGGAAGGACAGGAAGCGACATTACTACGCACGGGAGGACAGCGATGAAGAAGAGGTGGGCCTCGGCGTCATGCAGAGAGATGAAGTAAACACTTAG
- the lg8h1orf174 gene encoding UPF0688 protein C1orf174 homolog isoform X1: MRKMPGQLGNLKSRKRKRSSEVRTTRKTPASGRSSRSKADGSSAARPGKTADPAARLSRICCECHESAGGRRCSASPELEGQEGKENELRTEEADNTWDKHEAEHMACEENCKNFFPDDDSNQILPVEQFFGNMDIVQDFPQRLSAAPSSAQRKDRKRHYYAREDSDEEEVGLGVMQRDEVNT; the protein is encoded by the exons ATGCCTGGGCAGCTTGGTAACTTGAAATccagaaagaggaagaggagctcaGAGGTCAGAACCACCAGGAAG ACTCCAGCTTCAGGGAGGAGTTCGCGCTCAAAGGCAGACGGCAGTTCGGCGGCGAGGCCAGGCAAAACAGCCGATCCCGCTGCGCGATTGTCTCGCATCTGCTGTGAGTGCCACGAGTCGGCTGGCGGGAGGAGATGTTCGGCTTCACCGGAGCTCGAAGGGCAGGAGGGTAAAGAGAACGAGCTGAGGACGGAGGAGGCAGACAACACCTGGGACAAACATGAGGCTGAGCACATGGCTTGtgaagaaaactgtaaaaacttcTTCCCAGATGATGACAGTAATCAGATCCTTCCTGTGGAGCAGTTCTTTGGAAACATGGACATTGTGCAG GACTTTCCTCAAAGGTTGTCAGCTGCTCCTTCCAGCGCTCAGAGGAAGGACAGGAAGCGACATTACTACGCACGGGAGGACAGCGATGAAGAAGAGGTGGGCCTCGGCGTCATGCAGAGAGATGAAGTAAACACTTAG